In the genome of Olsenella profusa DSM 13989, one region contains:
- a CDS encoding class I tRNA ligase family protein translates to MAPDITNRPHFPRRAVVTGGMPYGNKSLHFGHVGGVFVPADFFARFLRDRIGAENVLFVSGTDCYGSPIMEGYRKRCEGGGYTGTITDYVRENHDLQKGALDAYGISLDLFAGSGLEPARDFHARLSAALVMRLYERGYLHRMSTRQFYDVAAGQFLNGRQVIGRCPVRGCRSEKAYADECELGHQFDPEELIAPVSQLTGTTPELRPVDNWYFDLPAFEGTLKALMDEWDVNPQVRPIVTKTVRESLVAPVIYIQSKFRTDFEAMEGKLPVHTLHEAEGNQQSFSLEFGNWRDRDEARGTLEAAGVRFRTGKTLLPLRITGNIDWGVPAPKLEGTSGLTVWCWPESLWAPISFTQAVLATAEDGRYSSNDWRDWWCADDAEVYQFIGQDNIYFYCVAQPALWKALDWGLSQDIPVANHHILFMSKKASSSGATQPPLAAELLGHYTAEQLRCHWLNLALDQKAVSFAPKPYDTSVSHTDRRTGREVLVRDDPRVADPALKESAFLTNIFNRLARSCFYGAQNVCEGHLPTVEADEEVVDACAEATLDFERRAYGFDAHGALAVAEAFCRAANRRWTDESKAAKGNDAAYEHALANAFAALRTVTLLMHAAAPWGCERICDHLAFPHEAFFSWENAFRTPLRLAEALGETAAGHALVELPPRTDFFAKSI, encoded by the coding sequence ATGGCACCAGACATCACGAACCGCCCCCACTTCCCCCGTCGCGCCGTTGTCACCGGCGGCATGCCCTACGGCAACAAGAGCCTGCACTTTGGCCATGTCGGCGGCGTCTTCGTACCAGCGGACTTCTTCGCGCGCTTCCTGCGCGACCGCATCGGGGCCGAGAACGTGCTCTTCGTCTCGGGCACGGACTGCTACGGCTCCCCCATCATGGAGGGTTACCGCAAGCGCTGCGAGGGCGGGGGCTACACCGGCACCATCACCGACTACGTGCGCGAGAACCACGACCTTCAGAAGGGGGCCCTCGACGCCTATGGCATCAGCCTGGACCTCTTTGCCGGCTCGGGCCTGGAGCCCGCGCGCGACTTTCACGCGCGACTCTCCGCAGCGCTCGTCATGCGCCTGTACGAGCGGGGCTACCTGCACAGGATGAGCACCCGCCAGTTCTATGACGTCGCAGCCGGGCAGTTCCTCAACGGGCGCCAGGTCATCGGCCGCTGCCCCGTGCGCGGCTGCAGGAGCGAGAAGGCCTATGCCGACGAGTGCGAATTGGGTCACCAGTTCGACCCCGAGGAGCTCATCGCCCCCGTCTCGCAGCTCACCGGCACCACGCCCGAGCTGCGCCCGGTGGACAACTGGTACTTCGACCTGCCCGCCTTCGAGGGCACCCTCAAGGCCCTCATGGACGAGTGGGACGTGAACCCACAGGTGAGACCCATCGTCACCAAGACCGTGCGCGAGTCGCTCGTGGCGCCGGTCATCTACATCCAAAGCAAGTTCCGCACGGACTTCGAGGCCATGGAGGGGAAGCTTCCCGTCCACACCCTGCATGAGGCCGAGGGCAACCAGCAATCCTTCTCCTTGGAGTTCGGGAACTGGCGAGATCGCGATGAGGCACGCGGGACGCTGGAGGCGGCAGGCGTGCGCTTCCGCACGGGCAAGACGCTGCTGCCCCTGCGCATCACGGGCAACATCGATTGGGGTGTGCCCGCACCAAAGCTCGAAGGCACGAGCGGCCTTACGGTATGGTGCTGGCCCGAGAGCCTATGGGCGCCCATCTCCTTTACGCAGGCCGTGCTCGCCACGGCCGAGGACGGCCGCTATTCCAGCAACGACTGGCGCGACTGGTGGTGCGCCGACGATGCCGAGGTCTACCAGTTCATTGGCCAGGACAACATCTACTTCTACTGCGTGGCGCAACCCGCGCTCTGGAAGGCGCTCGACTGGGGGCTCAGCCAGGACATTCCCGTGGCCAACCATCACATCCTGTTCATGAGCAAGAAGGCATCCAGCTCGGGCGCCACGCAGCCGCCCCTGGCCGCCGAGCTGCTGGGGCACTACACCGCCGAGCAGCTGCGCTGCCACTGGCTCAACCTGGCGCTCGACCAGAAGGCCGTCTCGTTCGCGCCCAAGCCCTATGACACGAGCGTGAGCCACACGGACAGGAGGACCGGCAGGGAGGTGCTGGTGAGGGATGACCCGCGCGTCGCGGATCCAGCGCTCAAGGAGTCGGCCTTCCTCACGAACATCTTCAACCGGCTGGCCCGCAGCTGCTTCTATGGCGCACAGAACGTGTGCGAGGGGCACCTGCCCACCGTCGAGGCGGACGAGGAGGTCGTGGACGCCTGCGCCGAGGCCACGCTCGACTTCGAGCGCCGCGCGTACGGCTTTGACGCCCATGGCGCCCTTGCCGTGGCGGAGGCCTTCTGCCGCGCTGCCAACCGGCGCTGGACGGACGAGTCCAAGGCTGCCAAGGGCAACGATGCCGCCTACGAGCATGCGCTCGCCAATGCCTTCGCCGCCCTGCGCACCGTGACGCTGCTCATGCATGCCGCCGCACCATGGGGCTGCGAGCGGATCTGCGACCACCTTGCCTTCCCACACGAGGCGTTCTTCAGCTGGGAGAACGCCTTCAGGACGCCCCTGCGGCTGGCCGAGGCCCTAGGCGAGACGGCCGCAGGCCATGCCCTCGTGGAACTCCCGCCCCGCACGGACTTCTTCGCCAAGTCCATATAG
- the glgB gene encoding 1,4-alpha-glucan branching protein GlgB encodes MDLHGFYMGTEFQAQDFLGAHLTPTGVVFRTFAPAASRIQLLLDGGGGVREIDLHKAHDSNFWEVEVAGAHEGDHYEFRIHHGGSLTDHADPYGRQMELRPAHRSIICSPSYAWSDQAWMAARTDRRDRPLNIYELNLGSWRKRSGDQPSDDPADWYRYDEVAQPLASYVRDMGYTHVEFMPLNEHPFDGSWGYQPTGYFAPTSRFGTPDQLMFLIDTLHQAGIGCILDIVPVHFATDAYGLADYDGTPLFEYPNDAVGVSEWGSHNFMYSRGESCSFMQSSANMWLADYHFDGLRMDAISRIIYWQGDESRGVNGNALDFLKRMNGGLKRRHPGCLLVAEDSTDFRGTTASTSVGGLGFDYKWDMGWMHDTLELFQMDPLFRGGSYHKLSFSMMYFATERYLLPLSHDEVVHGKGTILQKMWGELDDKFPQARTLYLYQLAHPGKKLSFMGSEVGQLREWDERREQDWFMRDIPTHEAYWHFCRDLNHVYLDHSALWRHDYADDGFVWRDVSSVERSCYAFERTDGANERVLCLLNLSGIDQDDYEVRVPDVSSFRVLMHTDWQRYGGSTPEGSEELYYDGATQTLTARRLPTFSGLLVMLL; translated from the coding sequence ATGGACCTACACGGCTTCTATATGGGCACGGAATTCCAGGCACAGGACTTCCTGGGGGCGCATCTCACGCCCACGGGCGTCGTCTTCAGGACCTTTGCGCCCGCAGCCTCGCGCATCCAGCTGCTCCTGGACGGCGGTGGAGGCGTGCGCGAGATCGATCTGCACAAGGCCCATGACAGCAACTTCTGGGAGGTGGAGGTTGCGGGCGCCCATGAGGGCGACCACTACGAGTTCCGCATCCATCACGGCGGCAGCCTCACGGATCACGCCGACCCCTATGGCCGCCAGATGGAGCTGCGTCCCGCCCACCGCTCCATCATCTGCAGTCCCTCATATGCCTGGAGCGACCAGGCATGGATGGCCGCACGCACGGATCGCCGCGACCGACCCCTGAACATCTACGAGCTCAACCTGGGCTCATGGCGCAAGCGCTCAGGCGACCAGCCCTCCGATGACCCCGCCGACTGGTATCGCTACGACGAGGTAGCCCAACCCCTGGCCAGCTACGTACGTGACATGGGTTACACCCATGTGGAGTTCATGCCCCTGAACGAGCATCCCTTTGATGGCTCGTGGGGCTATCAGCCCACCGGCTACTTTGCCCCCACGAGCCGCTTTGGCACTCCCGACCAGCTCATGTTCCTCATAGACACGCTTCACCAGGCGGGCATCGGCTGCATCCTGGACATCGTTCCCGTGCACTTTGCCACGGATGCCTATGGCCTGGCCGACTACGACGGCACGCCGCTCTTCGAGTACCCTAACGATGCCGTGGGCGTCTCCGAGTGGGGCAGCCACAACTTCATGTACTCCCGTGGCGAGAGCTGCAGCTTCATGCAATCGAGCGCCAACATGTGGCTTGCCGACTACCACTTCGACGGCCTGCGCATGGACGCCATCAGCCGCATCATCTACTGGCAGGGAGATGAGAGCCGCGGGGTCAACGGCAACGCCCTCGACTTCCTCAAGCGCATGAACGGTGGCCTCAAACGGCGCCATCCCGGCTGCCTCCTCGTTGCCGAGGACTCCACGGACTTCAGGGGCACCACAGCCAGCACGAGCGTTGGTGGCCTGGGCTTTGACTACAAGTGGGACATGGGTTGGATGCATGACACGCTGGAGCTCTTCCAGATGGATCCGCTCTTCCGTGGTGGGAGCTACCATAAGCTGAGCTTCTCGATGATGTACTTCGCAACCGAGCGCTACCTCCTGCCGCTCAGCCACGACGAGGTGGTGCATGGCAAGGGCACCATCCTGCAGAAGATGTGGGGCGAGCTCGACGACAAGTTCCCCCAGGCGCGCACCCTCTACCTCTACCAGCTGGCACATCCCGGCAAGAAGCTCTCCTTCATGGGCTCGGAGGTGGGACAGCTGCGCGAGTGGGACGAGCGTCGCGAGCAGGACTGGTTCATGCGAGATATCCCCACGCATGAGGCCTACTGGCACTTCTGTCGTGACCTCAACCATGTCTACCTTGATCACTCCGCCCTGTGGCGGCATGACTACGCAGATGATGGCTTCGTGTGGCGCGACGTCTCGAGCGTGGAGCGCAGCTGCTATGCCTTCGAGCGGACGGACGGGGCGAACGAGCGCGTGCTCTGCCTGCTCAACCTCTCGGGCATCGACCAGGACGACTACGAGGTGAGGGTGCCGGACGTCTCGAGCTTTCGTGTGCTCATGCATACCGACTGGCAGCGCTACGGTGGCTCCACCCCCGAGGGCTCCGAGGAGCTCTACTATGACGGTGCGACGCAGACGCTCACGGCGCGCCGCCTCCCGACCTTCTCGGGCCTGCTCGTGATGCTCCTGTAG